The following are encoded in a window of Patescibacteria group bacterium genomic DNA:
- a CDS encoding tRNA-binding protein, with translation MQSITWDDFTKIELRVGTIIAVEDFPEARKPAYKLSVDLGEFGVKQSSAQIVDLYTKEQLHGKQVLCVINFPKKRIGPFESEVLVTGLYRANGTVVLAVPDQSVPNGAKLG, from the coding sequence ATGCAATCAATTACGTGGGATGATTTTACAAAAATAGAATTACGAGTCGGAACAATTATTGCCGTCGAAGATTTTCCCGAAGCCAGAAAACCCGCCTACAAACTTTCCGTTGATCTTGGCGAGTTTGGCGTCAAACAATCCAGCGCTCAAATTGTGGATCTGTATACAAAAGAACAACTACATGGCAAGCAAGTGCTTTGCGTTATAAATTTTCCAAAAAAGAGAATCGGCCCTTTTGAATCCGAAGTGTTAGTAACCGGCCTTTATCGGGCGAATGGAACTGTCGTTCTGGCTGTTCCTGACCAATCAGTGCCAAATGGCGCAAAGCTCGGATAG
- a CDS encoding SET domain-containing protein-lysine N-methyltransferase, translating to MNQKITVKDAGKKGVGSFANAPIVKDEIIVVQGGRIMNYKHIKESDYKPFCDHCFQIEEGFLICPIEPMKERLDGVFQINHSCNPICGFRGQVVLVAMRDIQTGEEITYDYAMTDANWHDVTCTEMECLCGENNCRRMVSGEDWKRKDLQEKYKGYFSTFIQQLIEKN from the coding sequence GTGAATCAAAAAATCACAGTTAAGGATGCAGGCAAAAAAGGAGTCGGCTCTTTCGCCAATGCACCGATAGTCAAAGACGAAATTATAGTTGTTCAAGGCGGTCGGATCATGAACTATAAACACATTAAGGAATCGGACTATAAACCTTTTTGCGATCACTGTTTTCAAATAGAAGAAGGCTTTCTTATTTGTCCGATAGAGCCAATGAAGGAAAGATTAGATGGTGTCTTTCAGATCAACCACTCCTGCAATCCAATCTGCGGTTTTCGAGGGCAAGTCGTTTTGGTAGCCATGAGAGATATCCAAACTGGAGAAGAAATAACGTATGATTATGCAATGACTGATGCCAACTGGCATGATGTGACTTGTACAGAAATGGAATGTCTTTGTGGCGAAAACAATTGTAGACGCATGGTTTCTGGCGAAGATTGGAAGCGCAAGGATTTACAAGAAAAGTATAAGGGATACTTTTCAACATTTATACAACAACTTATTGAGAAAAATTAA
- a CDS encoding peptidoglycan bridge formation glycyltransferase FemA/FemB family protein encodes MTEHIKPEEWNAFFVQQEHPPFLQSHEWGVFQEKRGFRIMRKIYGTASGNAAVQAIRYPLIGKYGYWYAPYYPLLASEEYQQFFNDCSHADPQSIFVRFEPKKTLEQASILRTKELTPSTTLLLSLSPDISTLLNQMHPKTRYNIGLASRKGVVVQRALPHDASYQDWCQQAIKLFRSTGERQSYRVQTEDYYRLLFSSFVHGESDHMHASIHLYCAWYSDTMIGAILVVTFGGVATYLYGGSASEYREAMGAYALQWTGIQDAQSMGCHAYDFWGIADTDDSSHPWSGITRFKKGFGGIAVSRPGTFDSVTKPLQYRLYNILRRVRRTLGGAQKR; translated from the coding sequence ATGACAGAGCATATCAAGCCAGAAGAATGGAATGCTTTTTTTGTCCAACAGGAACACCCTCCTTTTTTGCAGAGCCATGAATGGGGTGTATTCCAAGAAAAAAGAGGATTTCGTATCATGCGGAAAATCTATGGTACCGCATCCGGAAATGCAGCAGTACAGGCCATTCGTTATCCACTTATAGGCAAATACGGATATTGGTATGCACCGTACTACCCGCTTCTTGCTAGTGAAGAGTACCAACAATTTTTTAACGACTGTTCGCATGCTGACCCTCAGTCAATTTTTGTGCGGTTTGAACCAAAAAAAACGTTGGAGCAGGCCAGTATTTTGCGAACCAAAGAGCTTACGCCGTCAACGACACTTCTTCTCTCTCTCTCGCCGGATATCTCGACACTTCTGAATCAGATGCATCCGAAAACACGGTACAATATCGGACTTGCTAGTCGAAAAGGGGTCGTCGTGCAACGAGCCCTGCCACATGATGCATCCTACCAAGACTGGTGCCAACAAGCGATCAAGCTGTTTCGTTCAACCGGCGAGAGGCAATCGTATCGCGTACAAACGGAAGACTATTATCGGTTGTTGTTTTCGTCATTTGTGCATGGAGAATCTGATCATATGCACGCATCAATCCATTTGTATTGCGCATGGTATAGCGATACAATGATCGGGGCAATTCTCGTGGTAACCTTTGGTGGCGTTGCCACATATCTCTATGGCGGCAGCGCGTCGGAGTATCGTGAAGCGATGGGCGCCTATGCGCTGCAGTGGACAGGCATTCAAGACGCCCAAAGCATGGGGTGCCATGCGTACGATTTTTGGGGGATTGCCGATACTGATGACTCAAGTCATCCTTGGAGCGGCATCACACGTTTCAAAAAAGGATTTGGAGGCATTGCCGTCAGCCGCCCCGGAACATTTGATAGTGTTACTAAGCCGCTGCAGTACCGTTTGTATAACATCCTTCGGAGAGTACGAAGGACGCTTGGCGGGGCGCAAAAGCGATAA
- the ruvA gene encoding Holliday junction branch migration protein RuvA: MLAYIQGTIISKEGQSIIIDVGGLGYRVAVTDAFNHSHALGTKIALHLHYHLRENTAELYGFHEQRELGLFAQLLAISGIGPKTALGILNACTVDAIHRAVGMGDAGLLKTLSGIGSKTAERIIIELKGKLHGIGLSQSAHTQNDTDIIDALVSLGYSQIDACTAVFALDTTIEGVEARLKAALKTLGKSAR, from the coding sequence ATGCTTGCCTATATACAGGGAACAATTATATCGAAAGAAGGGCAGTCGATTATTATTGATGTTGGCGGCCTTGGGTATCGCGTTGCCGTAACGGACGCGTTCAACCATTCCCATGCGCTTGGTACTAAGATCGCATTGCACCTCCACTACCACCTGCGTGAAAATACCGCCGAACTGTATGGATTTCACGAACAGCGAGAATTGGGACTCTTTGCACAACTCCTTGCAATATCCGGCATTGGGCCGAAAACAGCGCTTGGCATTCTGAATGCATGCACTGTTGATGCAATTCATCGTGCGGTAGGCATGGGAGATGCGGGATTGCTTAAGACATTGTCAGGTATTGGATCAAAAACAGCAGAGCGCATCATTATTGAACTGAAAGGAAAACTTCATGGAATCGGACTATCGCAGAGTGCGCATACTCAAAATGATACAGATATTATTGATGCGCTTGTAAGTCTTGGATATTCCCAGATCGATGCATGCACTGCTGTGTTTGCACTCGATACTACCATAGAAGGCGTCGAAGCTCGTTTGAAAGCGGCACTCAAAACTCTTGGGAAGAGTGCAAGATAA